ACGCCGATCCTTGTGCCGTCCGCTGAAGGTCAGCGGACGGCATCAAGGCACAGAACGGCGGTTCCCCCGGGAGCCGCCGCTTTTGTTTGCCCGCCCCTGTTACAGGTCCAGTTCTTTGGCGCAGCCGAAATTCTCCGCCAGGTCGCCCAGCTTCTTCCAGGTCGCGTCCTCGACATCGATACCGTCGACGCTGCGCTTCTGTTCGGTGAGGTATTCCATCTCGCCGGGGTAATAGACCTTGTCGAATCCCTTCTGGGTCGGGGTTTCGTTCAGGTACCGGGCGAATTCGGTGACTTCCTGCTTGAAGGTGTCCAGCGGGCGGAAGGCCTCGACCTTGAACACGGCCATGAAGCAGCCGTCATTGTGCCGTCCGGTCGGTTCCACGCCGAAGCCCAGCCCGGTCAGCAGCCCGGAGAAGATTTCGACCATCGCGGCCAGCCCCGTGCCCTTGTAGCCGACCAGCCCGCCCAGCGGCAGCAGCACGCCGCCCTTGCTGAGGTCGCCCGGGTCGGTCGTCTGTTCGCCGTCCTTGGTCAGCACCCAGCCTTCGGGAATCGACTGGCCGCGCGCCTCGGCGAGCTTGATCTTGCCGTTCGCGGCGGCCGAGGTCGCCATGTCGATGAAGACCGGCCCCGGCAAGTTGGAGGGCATGGCGATGGCGATCGGGTTGGTGCCCAGCCGCGCCTCGCGCCCGCCGAACGGCGCCACGGCCTTGGGTGAACGCCCGGAATCCGCCGTCATCATGGCGATGAAGCCTTCCTCCGCCGCCATGATCGGGTAGGAGGCGGCGCGGCCCACATGGCCCTGGCGGAACACGGTGGTCGCGGCGACGTTCTGTTTGCGGCCCTTCTCGATGGTCTTCTTCATTGCGAATTCGTTGACCACATAGCCGAAGCCCCAATGGCCGTCGATCACGGTCGTGGTGTCGCTTTCCTGGATGATGTCGATGGGCGCGCCGGGGATGATGTGCTTCACCTCGACCCGGTTGATATAGGACGGGATCTGGATGATGCCGTGCGAATCATGGCCGACCAGGTTGGCGTTGATGACATGGCGGGCCACCGTGGCGGCTTCGCTCGCCGGGGCGCCGGCCCCTTCCAGCAGTCTGGCGGCGATGGTCCTCAGTCGGTCGGCTTGAATTAACGGCATGGTCTTTCCCCCTATGGCTGGTTTCCGGGCGCGGTTCCGGGCGCCGGTGCGGTTGCTTTTCGTCTCTGCCGCCATGATAAGCACGCCGCGCGGAATATGAAAATCACCTTGGCGGATGCGCGGCCACGCGGCAGGATGGCGGGCAGGGAGACAACGCCATGACAGCACAGCAGGACAGCGAGGATCTGACGCGCGTCGGCGCGGGCACGGTGATGGGCGATTTCATGCGCCAGTACTGGATACCGGCGGCGAAATCGGACGAGCTGGCGGCCGATGGCGACCCCATGCGGCTGATGCTGCTGGGCGAGAAGCTGATCGCCTTCCGCGACACGAACGGCCGGGTCGGGGTGATGGATCACCGCTGCCCGCATCGCTGCGCCTCGCTGTTCCTCGGGCGGAACGAGGAAGGCGGCATCCGCTGCGTCTACCATGGCTGGAAATTCGATGCGGCGGGCAATTGCATCGACATGCCGAACCTGCGGCCGGAACAGGATTTCAGGCACAAGGTGCACGCGAAGGCCTACCGCGTGGCGGAGCGCAACGGGCTGGTCTGGGTCTATATGGGCGCGCGCGAACAGGCCCCGCCGCTGCCGGCGATGGAATCCACGCTGGTGCCGGAAGGCGAAGTCGGGATCAATTTCGTGATGCGCGACTGCAACTGGATGCAGGCGCTGGAAGGCGATATCGACACCTCGCATTTCGGCTTCCTGCATGTCGGTCATGTCGGGCCCGACGACGTGCCCGAAGACCACCCCTTCAACCAGACGGTCAACGACCGCGCGCCGCGTTTCGACGTGGCGGATACGCCCTGGGGCGCCAGCTACGGCGCCTGGCGGCAATGCGCGCCGGGGCGGAACTACTGGCGGATATCCAATTTCATCTTTCCGTTCTGGACGCAGACGCCGCAGGGCGCCTTCGACAGCCATGTGCATGTCCGCGCCTGGGTGCCGCTGGACGATACCCA
The Alphaproteobacteria bacterium genome window above contains:
- a CDS encoding Rieske 2Fe-2S domain-containing protein, with amino-acid sequence MTAQQDSEDLTRVGAGTVMGDFMRQYWIPAAKSDELAADGDPMRLMLLGEKLIAFRDTNGRVGVMDHRCPHRCASLFLGRNEEGGIRCVYHGWKFDAAGNCIDMPNLRPEQDFRHKVHAKAYRVAERNGLVWVYMGAREQAPPLPAMESTLVPEGEVGINFVMRDCNWMQALEGDIDTSHFGFLHVGHVGPDDVPEDHPFNQTVNDRAPRFDVADTPWGASYGAWRQCAPGRNYWRISNFIFPFWTQTPQGAFDSHVHVRAWVPLDDTHTMFIYVYWKAGSSGGNRERPPLRNGKLGAPRAQHEYLPNTTDWLGRWRITGNESNDWQIDRALQRSGALFTGIANIHQQDQAVTESMGPLTDHAFEHLAPSDLMITRTRRRCLLAARAFRATGEAPPGVDDPESFFAVRSGYFEEDESVKFAQAYASHLETVCRAVNPPSAEAAD
- a CDS encoding Ldh family oxidoreductase is translated as MPLIQADRLRTIAARLLEGAGAPASEAATVARHVINANLVGHDSHGIIQIPSYINRVEVKHIIPGAPIDIIQESDTTTVIDGHWGFGYVVNEFAMKKTIEKGRKQNVAATTVFRQGHVGRAASYPIMAAEEGFIAMMTADSGRSPKAVAPFGGREARLGTNPIAIAMPSNLPGPVFIDMATSAAANGKIKLAEARGQSIPEGWVLTKDGEQTTDPGDLSKGGVLLPLGGLVGYKGTGLAAMVEIFSGLLTGLGFGVEPTGRHNDGCFMAVFKVEAFRPLDTFKQEVTEFARYLNETPTQKGFDKVYYPGEMEYLTEQKRSVDGIDVEDATWKKLGDLAENFGCAKELDL